A DNA window from Acetobacter aceti NBRC 14818 contains the following coding sequences:
- a CDS encoding ketosteroid isomerase-related protein yields MTQATTRILIESYYATFNAGNRDDFLALLADDVIHDINQGGREIGKEAFRAFLGRMDRCYKETIADIAVMVNEDGTRAAAEFMVHGEYLSTDDGLPEAKGQTYLLPAGAFFSVRDGKVSRISNYYNLPEWERQVTA; encoded by the coding sequence ATGACACAGGCTACGACCCGGATTCTGATCGAGTCCTATTACGCAACCTTCAACGCAGGAAACCGCGATGACTTCCTTGCCCTGCTCGCCGACGACGTCATCCACGACATCAATCAGGGTGGCAGAGAGATCGGGAAGGAAGCGTTCCGCGCTTTTCTGGGGCGCATGGACCGCTGCTACAAGGAAACCATTGCCGACATCGCGGTGATGGTGAACGAGGACGGCACTCGTGCTGCTGCCGAGTTCATGGTGCATGGAGAATACCTCTCCACAGATGACGGACTGCCTGAAGCGAAGGGCCAGACCTATCTTCTACCTGCCGGAGCGTTCTTTTCCGTGCGTGACGGCAAGGTGTCGAGAATCTCCAACTATTACAATCTCCCGGAATGGGAGCGTCAGGTTACAGCCTGA
- a CDS encoding GlxA family transcriptional regulator: protein MLQRKQSLPTETPSLRVGIILAENFTLSAFSLFIDHLRLAADKEDKSRPILCSWQIMNSRPESIRASCGISVSRTSDLINPAEFDYIAVVGGLLHGRRQVDEAAIRYLQKAASLGIPLIGICTGAFVLARAGVMSGRTCCVSWYHRQDFLEEFPDQQVTSEQMYLVDGDRITCSGGGGTAELALHLIEKHLSRPLARKASHILLLDRPRRGDTPSLQPHPPISEDIEHVVDQRVRRAMMEMEQNMIDPLPISSVAKRLGISSRQLERLFQSVLGIRPAVFYRMIRLRYARSLLSQGEMSITQVAIETGFSDCAHFSRQFKTMFGHSPSSVKGRSEQTPLSLSPLLASLKSRERAGVRLFEST, encoded by the coding sequence ATGTTGCAACGGAAACAGTCGCTACCCACCGAGACACCGAGCCTGCGTGTCGGAATCATTCTGGCGGAGAATTTTACTCTGTCCGCCTTCTCCCTGTTCATCGACCATCTCCGCCTTGCCGCCGACAAGGAGGACAAGAGCCGCCCCATCCTGTGCAGCTGGCAGATCATGAACAGTCGGCCGGAATCCATCCGCGCCAGTTGCGGCATTTCCGTCAGCCGGACATCTGACCTGATCAATCCCGCCGAGTTTGACTATATCGCCGTCGTGGGTGGTCTGCTGCATGGGCGCAGGCAGGTGGATGAAGCGGCCATACGCTATCTTCAGAAGGCTGCCAGTCTCGGCATACCGCTGATCGGCATCTGCACAGGCGCTTTCGTGCTGGCGCGGGCTGGTGTGATGAGCGGTCGCACTTGCTGCGTCAGTTGGTATCATCGTCAGGATTTTCTGGAAGAATTCCCGGATCAGCAGGTCACCAGCGAGCAGATGTATCTGGTTGATGGCGACCGCATCACCTGTTCAGGTGGCGGCGGAACGGCGGAACTGGCCTTGCATCTCATCGAAAAGCATCTAAGCCGTCCGCTGGCGCGCAAAGCCAGTCATATTCTGCTTCTGGATCGCCCCCGTCGTGGGGATACCCCCTCTCTTCAGCCTCACCCGCCGATTAGTGAAGATATTGAGCATGTGGTCGATCAGCGGGTCAGGCGGGCAATGATGGAAATGGAGCAGAACATGATCGACCCGCTCCCGATCAGCTCCGTTGCCAAACGGCTCGGTATTTCTTCGCGCCAGCTGGAAAGACTGTTTCAGTCGGTTCTGGGCATCCGTCCTGCGGTGTTCTACCGGATGATCCGGCTGCGCTATGCCCGGTCTCTTCTCTCTCAAGGAGAAATGTCGATCACTCAGGTCGCGATCGAAACCGGTTTTTCCGATTGCGCGCATTTTTCACGCCAGTTCAAGACCATGTTCGGTCATTCGCCGAGCTCGGTAAAAGGACGGAGTGAGCAGACACCACTTTCCCTTTCCCCGCTTCTTGCCAGCCTGAAGTCCCGGGAACGAGCGGGCGTTAGGTTGTTTGAATCTACCTGA